A stretch of the Engraulis encrasicolus isolate BLACKSEA-1 chromosome 19, IST_EnEncr_1.0, whole genome shotgun sequence genome encodes the following:
- the LOC134435300 gene encoding procathepsin L-like, protein MPEVPEIPNLTLVGVFHLEMCGTVPMFKVDKVYNTPKKEARNKNTWLFNHHRANGKEYPDTQVQIHNITNQQERPKLPPTVDWRKKGCVTPVRSQHKSKCGSCWAFSAVGALESHVCIKHKYIPTLSVQQLLDCAKSSENHGCRGGSVDHAFEYVKHSHGIVTEKAYPYKAKTLKCRFQGKIPHKKVAARCLDYKQVPQGDERALQKAVALFGPVSVTLHTVHDTFENYKSGVYYDRRCVNTMENFNHAMLVVGYGTTKEGKDYWLVKNSYGLRWGEGGYIKMARNKKNHCGIATFAFYPIVA, encoded by the exons ATGCCAGAGGTTCCAgagattcct AATCTGACCTTGGTGGGAGTCTTTCATTTGGAGATGTGTGGCACAGTGCCCATGTTTAAAGTTG ATAAAGTATACAATACCCCTAAGAAGGAGGCCAGGAATAAGAACACTTGGCTCTTCAACCATCACAGGGCT AATGGAAAGGAATATCCTGACACCCAAGTACAAATTCACAACATAACCAATCAACAGGAAAGGCCTAAGCTGCCTCCAACTGTGGACTGGAGAAAGAAGGGTTGTGTGACCCCTGTCAGGAGCCAGCACAAATCAAAATGTGGATCTTGCTGGGCCTTTAGTGCG GTAGGTGCATTGGAGTCTCACGTGTGCATTAAGCATAAGTACATTCCCACATTGAGTGTTCAGCAGCTACTGGACTGTGCCAAGTCAAGTGAAAATCATGGCTGTCGTGGCGGCTCTGTGGACCACGCCTTCGAATATGTGAAACACAGCCATGGCATCGTCACTGAAAAGGCCTACCCATACAAGGCTAAG ACATTGAAATGCCGTTTTCAAGGGAAAATACCACATAAAAAAGTTGCTGCCCGCTGCCTTGACTATAAACAAGTGCCACAGGGAGATGAACGTGCTCTGCAGAAAGCGGTGGCACTCTTCGGTCCTGTGTCCGTGACTCTACACACTGTACACGACACTTTTGAAAACTACAAGTCTG GTGTTTATTATGACCGTCGGTGTGTTAACACAATGGAGAATTTCAATCATGCTATGTTGGTGGTGGGTTATGGTACTACTAAAGAAGGGAAAGACTACTGGCTGGTGAAAAACAG TTATGGCCTCAGGTGGGGTGAGGGAGGCTACATCAAGATGGCCAGAAATAAGAAGAACCACTGTGGCATAGCTACATTCGCCTTTTACCCC
- the LOC134435302 gene encoding procathepsin L-like: MKLCIIAAACLAVVSCASISLEDLEFHAWKLKFGKVYESPEEEAYRKNIWLSSRRRVLAHNILADQGIHTYRRGMNQFSDMDEKEYRLTLHEKQMTSDFLKQMSEANALSAVQQGGAVLPHSVDWRNKGCVSRVRQQGPCASCWAFSAVSAVESHTCIKHKKPLTELSVQQLVDCAWPYGTQGCRGGWTNMAFDYMQSKGLVNETDYPYRYWNFPCHFPQDVPRDMIAAKVTGFLQVPPGDESALKDVVAKEGPVTVSVDARHISFKDYTTGVYHESACSSDGSNPTHVMLVVGYGTDVIKTGSQVKRMNYWLVKNSWDVTWGDQGYIKMARDMGNNCGIASYAVYPTV; encoded by the exons ATGAAGCTGTGCATCATAGCAGCTGCCTGTCTGGCAGTGGTGAGCTGTGCCAGCATCTCTCTGGAGGACCTGGAGTTCCACGCTTGGAAACTCAAGTTTG GTAAGGTCTATGAAAGTCCTGAGGAGGAGGCGTATCGTAAAAACATCTGGCTGTCCAGCCGTCGCAGGGTCCTGGCCCACAACATCCTGGCTGATCAGGGCATCCACACCTACCGCAGGGGCATGAACCAGTTTTCAGACATG GATGAGAAAGAGTATCGCCTGACTCTTCATGAGAAACAGATGACCTCTGACTTCCTGAAACAGATGTCTGAAGCCAATGCTTTGTCCGCCGTGCAGCAGGGGGGAGCTGTGTTGCCACACTCAGTGGACTGGAGGAATAAGGGCTGTGTGTCTCGCGTTAGGCAGCAAGGACCCTGTGCCTCCTGCTGGGCCTTCAGTGCG GTCAGTGCAGTGGAATCTCACACCTGCATCAAGCACAAGAAACCTCTCACAGAGCTAAGTGTGCAGCAGCTCGTGGACTGTGCCTGGCCATATGGAACCCAAGGCTGTCGTGGAGGCTGGACTAACATGGCCTTCGATTACATGCAAAGCAAAGGATTGGTCAATGAGACGGATTACCCATACCGGTATTGG AATTTCCCCTGCCACTTTCCACAAGACGTACCACGTGACATGATTGCTGCCAAGGTCACTGGGTTTCTCCAAGTTCCCCCAGGTGATGAGAGTGCTCTCAAGGATGTGGTGGCAAAAGAAGGACCTGTGACAGTGTCAGTGGATGCCAGACACATCTCTTTCAAAGATTACACAACTG GTGTGTACCATGAATCTGCATGCTCAAGCGACGGCAGCAACCCAACCCATGTCATGCTGGTGGTGGGCTATGGGACTGACGTGATCAAGACTGGTTCTCAAGTCAAACGTATGAACTACTGGTTGGTGAAGAACAG CTGGGATGTTACTTGGGGAGACCAGGGCTATATCAAGATGGCCAGGGACATGGGCAATAACTGTGGAATTGCCTCGTATGCTGTTTACCCAACAGTATAG
- the LOC134435057 gene encoding procathepsin L-like: MKLCIIAAACLAVVSCASISLEDLEFHAWKLKFGKVYESPEEEAYRKDIWLSSRRMVLAHNILADQGIHTYHMGMNHLSDMSDEEYRLSLHSMVPRDFLNWTVGGASIHRWEGTELPASVDWRTEGCVTPVRFQGYCGSCWAFSSAGAIESHTCIKFKRLPILSVQQLLDCSSSPTYGNKGCKYGYAAKTFIYVMKSPGLVMEKAYPYKGKVTRCKYDGEIPNDIIGARVSDFVNVTSEDEDALKNAVATQGPVSIAMDHSHISFKAYQSGVYYEPQCSTHDSTHLMLVVGYGTENGQDYWLVKNSWGTAWGEKGYIKMARNRNNNCGTATYAFYPIVKKGGMMPKRNDDISFTYM, encoded by the exons ATGAAGCTGTGCATCATAGCAGCTGCTTGTCTGGCAGTGGTGAGCTGTGCCAGCATCTCTCTGGAGGACCTGGAGTTCCACGCTTGGAAACTCAAGTTTG GCAAGGTCTATGAAAGTCCTGAGGAGGAGGCGTATCGTAAAGACATCTGGCTCTCCAGCCGTCGCATGGTCCTGGCCCACAACATCCTGGCTGATCAGGGCATCCACACCTACCACATGGGCATGAACCACCTCTCAGACATG AGTGATGAGGAGTATCGTCTGAGTCTCCACAGCATGGTGCCCAGGGACTTCCTGAACTGGACAGTGGGCGGGGCCTCCATACACAGGTGGGAGGGGACAGAGCTGCCTGCCTCTGTGGACTGGAGGACTGAGGGCTGTGTGACTCCTGTCAGATTCCAGGGATATTGTGGCTCCTGCTGGGCCTTCAGctcg gCTGGAGCGATCGAGTCCCACACCTGCATTAAGTTCAAGCGGCTGCCCATCCTGAGCGTTCAGCAGCTGCTCGACTGTTCCTCCTCGCCCACCTACGGCAACAAGGGCTGCAAATACGGCTACGcggccaagaccttcatctatgtgATGAAAAGCCCAGGGCTGGTCATGGAGAAGGCCTACCCATACAAGGGCAAG GTCACACGCTGCAAATATGATGGAGAAATCCCGAATGACATCATTGGCGCCAGGGTGTCTGATTTTGTGAACGTGACGTCGGAAGATGAGGATGCTCTGAAGAACGCGGTGGCGACCCAGGGACCTGTATCCATAGCCATGGACCACTCCCACATCTCCTTCAAGGCCTACCAGTCGG gTGTGTACTATGAACCCCAGTGCTCAACTCATGACTCCACCCACCTGATGCTGGTGGTGGGGTACGGTACTGAAAATGGTCAAGACTACTGGCTGGTCAAGAACAG CTGGGGCACTGCATGGGGGGAGAAAGGCTACATCAAGATGGCCAGGAACAGGAACAACAACTGCGGCACCGCCACCTATGCCTTTTATCCCATTGTCAAGA agggagggatgatgccAAAGAGAAACGATGACATCAGCTTTACATATATGTGA